CCCGGAATGAGCTCTGAAAGTTCCCGCATAGATATATTGCAAGGTAATATCCTCGCAAGTTTCTGGATGATCGAAAACTTCGACAAAAGAAGAAAGGAATACAAAAAACTCGGATGGATTTACGCCGCTCGAAATCCATCGTTTGTCGATCCTGTGTTCAAGGTGGGGGTATCTTCTCGTCCTCCTTTAGCTCGTATGCAGGAGCTGAGCGCTTCCACGTCGGTGTATAGAGGATTCGATCTTGCGTATTTTGTTCATGTGACCCCCAGAGACATTGCCGAAAAATGGGCTCATGAGGCGCTGAAAGAATTCCGTATCAATCCACGTAAGGAATTTTTCCAGGCGCCTTTGCCTGTAGTAGTAAAGGCATTGGGCCGTGTGGCGGAGATTTTCCCCGTTCCACTCGGGAAAACCCCGCGCGCAGGCTATTTGGAACAACCCCTGCAACCGCGTCCGGTGTCGTGTCCTCATTGTGGTATGGAAAACCGGGTTCCCGGTGTTCTGGTGCAGATCAGGATCTCTTGCGGGGCGTGCAAGAGCGAGATCATGATTTAGAACCCGAACATAAGTCAGACGAATACCATATTTAGACGTCGCCCCCAATCCTTGCAAAACACCCCTCCAATAATCCGTTACCCCCTTTTGAGTAAAAACTACTCCGAAATGGAGTAGTTTTTACTCAAAAGGGGCATATTAAAGGCGCGCTTCATCCACATGTACCGATAAGACATCCACCGCCTCTCGTTCCACTGCCTCAGAGAACGCCGATCCGACACGCTTACGCTGTTCCCATTCTTCTTCGGTATACGCAAGGATTGAGGGTACGGCGTAAGAGGTTGCGGACAAGCGATAACCGATTCGTCGCAAAACGCGCTTGAGATCGGCGGCCTCGTTCTTCACGATGAGCAGGATGTCGATGTCACTATCGTCATGTGCGTCTCCCCGCGCCTTGGATCCGTACAACAACATTTGCTTGATCGCATCGGGCTGTTGCTCCAAAAGCGCCTTCCGGTACTCTTCGAGCCATATTCGTTCTTCGGGATGTAACGCAAACATGGGATCACGCGATCGCCTGGAGCCCCTTTTCGGCAACAAGGGTCAACAGTTTCAGGGAAGCGCCTTGAGGATGTTTTTTTCCACGCTCCCACTGACTGACAAGCCCCGTAGATACATTCAGGTAGCAAGCGAAGACTGCCTGACTTGCCCGTTCTTTCTCGCGAATCGCGCGAATATCTTCCGGCGTCAATTCCTTGACAGGGGTCAAGCACATCTCATCGAACGTCTTCATTGTCTCCTTGGCGATCACGTTCGCCTCGCGCATGCCCAAGGCTGTCTCGTGTATCGCCGCCATCGCAGCGGTTTTGTATTGCTTACTCATCGCAGATAACCTCGGTGATGGTTTTGTTTGCCATGATCTTCAACAACTCGCTGTCTTCCAGCGCGAACAGTTCTTTCGCGAGTTCCCGGAAAGCCTTGAGTTCATCTTGTCGAATATTGTCCTGACCGCTTTTGGCAAAACCGTAAACAAAAAAGGCCTTTTCTCCCTTTTTGAACAGGACGATGCTGCGAAACCCCTTGGATGCCCCTTGATTTTGCCGAGGAATGCGCTGTTTGATTACGTTCCCTCCCAAATCGGCGTCAATGAGTCCGGCTTCCGCGCGACGGACTGCCTCGCACAAGGCCGCGTCATCAATGCGTTTTTGGCGGGCAAAGCGGCTGAACGATTTATTCCTGAAAATGCGCATACAGTTCGCGTATGACAGAGCATAGCACTAAGAACTATAACACTGGGAGTGGTATTAGACCTTGGGTTTATCGGTTAGTTCCAACCGCTCAGTGATTTTGCCTGACCCAAGGTGATAGGCTGGTCATTGTCAATTCTGTTCAGCCGTTGCCATACAGGTAACGATGAGCCATGCTTGAAACTCCGGTTTGCTTGACTCCATTACCGTGGCCTTCTTCATAGAGAAGGTCTTCCGGGCGCGGGGTACGCGGCGGGACAATGGCAAGATCGACAGGAAATTCGGATGCGTTATGGGTTAGAGGATGTATTCAGGGCCTTTCCCCATTGCTCCATGCAGTAGCCTACCTCCTGTTCGAACTCTGCGACTTTGGCCTCGTATCGCTCGATTTCCTTGTCGTGGATTATCATCGTCCAGATCAGGCCGATGGCCGCAAGAAGCATGCCCATGACCTGCAGCACACCTTTGGACTCCTTCATGTCAGTTGACTGGGCGCGGGGATTCATAATCAACACAACCAAAAGTGCAATGGGATATACAAAAATGCCGGAGGCGTCATCTAACGAGAGTCATGATGCGGGTAAGCGTTTCCACCCCTGTCGTCAGTCGGTAGACGTACATTCCGGTAGGCAGGCCCGAAGCATCGAAACGCTCCGTATGCTGTCCAGCCGGTCGTACACCGTCTGAAAGCACCCCAACGCTCCGGCCTGTCATGTCGAACACTTCAAGCCGCACATGCCCCGGGGAAAAAAGTTCATAAAGAATTTCCGTTGACGGATTGAACGGATTCGGATAGTTCTGACCCAGCCTAACCATGTATGACAATTCGCCATCTTCAACCGAAACGGGGTAAACTACATCAAGGTTACAAGTCTCATCGCTTGGCCCCGTATCGTTGGCGGCTCGTATGCAAAAAGAATACTCACCGCCGGGATCCAATCCGGTCACAAGGTATTTCCGGCGCGGGTAACGTAGATAGTGCCCTAGGCCTGTGGGAAACACATCAACGCTGTCCGTTTCCGTTTCCTCCAATTGCACTGTTTGCCATTGTGCGTCGCCGTCACGAAGTGTTCGGTACTCGTAGCGCACTCCTTGCCTGACTTCGAGGCGTAATTGTTCGGCAACGGAGTCGCGTATTGGATCGGCTATTGCTGAGATTCGCCATGAAAGCCACGCTGTCCCGGGAGATGAATCATTCCAAACACGCAAGGCGGCCGGGTCTTTCGGAATGTCAAAAAATCGTCTCGACGATATTCCGATTGACACAATGTCGTTTTCGTTCCAAACGATGCCGGTGTTTTTCCAGCAAATGCCCGTTCCGATCATGCCGTAACAGAAATCGTCGTTTTCAATGTCCATTCGGATGCCATCCCGAAACCACAGTGTATCGCCGTCTATATGTAAGGCACCATACTTAACCAGATGCCCCCATGCCTGTTCGTCCGTTGTGTTTACGCCGCCACTATAACTCGAACGGCCAAACGACAAATGGATATACGGGTCTTTTCCGTCCGAATGCAATACTTGGAAAAGTACAGGAGAAAAGCACTTCTCAACACCATAAAGAATGCCATCATATGAACACACTCCTGCTTGCTGCGAGTTGACAAAGGTCCCAAAGGCTTCTCCCCTTGTCACGTCAGGGCGGTAGGAATACCCCAACAGTACAACCGAACTATCTTGATCGGCAAAAAAACTTCTTGACCGGGATTTGTTCACCTCCAATCTTCCGACAACCATATCCCCGGACCAGTACATCGTGTCTGGAGGAGTGTGTTCTATTTGCCCGTATCCAGGTACAACACAGAGAAAAAAGAACAAAAGGACGGTGCCGCGTCTCATGGTTTTTTATGGGAATTATATACGAAAAGTGCCGAGGCCGGAGGCAATCAAGAGGAAAATCCCTGTGGGAGTTTGTTCCGCAACTCGTCCAGACTAACCATCTCTATGTCTGATACATCTATTGTTAGGGGAATTATACGGTAGAGTGAACGGGTTCGGGTCATTGTTGCTGCTCCGGCTTGAGCAATGCCGGTGCCACTTCAAGGGGTGTTCTGCCCTTATACATCGGATTCTCCGCAGGCGCATTCTGCCACCGATCAATCAGATCGAGGCGTTTCTGCTCGCGTTTGGAAATCCGAGGTTTCTTGGACTTCTTCTTCATCGTACAAGGGTCATGGTTCTGGTTAGCGTTGCGGTGTCTGTGCGGAGTCGGTACAAATACATACCGGTCGGCAGGTTGTTGGCATTGAAACGCACTTCGTGGTTTCCTGCGGGTCGGATTCCATCCACAAGCGTAGACACGACACGTCCAGCTAAATTGTACACGGACAGTTCAACGGGGCCGGAACGGTCCAACGTGTACGTTACAGTAGTGGACGGATTGAATGGGTTCGGATAGTTCTGCGAAAGGGTTGTTTCGGTCGGTAGTTCCGCATCTTCGACATTGACGGGGTAGAACTGCTCACCATTGCATACTTCGGCACTTCCCCTTTGAATTGACCTTTTCCAATCACGGATGCAGAACGAGTATTTAATGTTGGGGTTCATATTAGTCAGAGTGAAGGTCGTGTAATTGTTCCATTCGTTGGTCATCACACTGGTGTAGGGAATGTTGATCCACCCAGTGGTTTCCCCATCCCGAATAATTCTATACACGATTGTTGTCGAACAACCGGCACACAATGGTTCGCTTTTGGGCCTGTGCCATAACAGCATAATGCTGTTGGGTTGCATCCAGTCTAACCCATAGATCGTTCGGAAGTCGAGAGGCGGTAGAGGATCGGTAACGGAACCATATGCTGGTGCCGTTATACGCACAGTTACCGTTTCTCCTTGTGCGAACAATTCTTCTTGGTTCCTCCAACAGACATGTAGAGCACCAGGATCGCGTTCGTTATTACAGTGGGGAGGTGGCTCGTATGGTGCCCCTCCGACTCCGTTCGTGGTTGTGGCGTTGCGTAATGGAAACGATCTGTCCCCAATGTGCAGTGTGCCAACCGCCCAAAGGTATTGACGCACCGCCTGTCCTGTTTCATCGCCATCGCCAAAGGCCAGCGGTATATTGAGAATCAAATGACCGGGATCATCCGAATCACCTTCTGTCTGGTACAATTCACGCAGGTAGAACCTGCGCCCGCCGTATCGAAAATACTTGGAAAAATCCGGTTGGTTATCCAACACTCCCATAGGAGCACGCCAGGGACAGAATCCCAATCCACTATGATCTCTATTATCCGTAAGACCACATAGGATACCCTGCATGAACCCGGTAAATCCCACGGTGCCGGGAGGAAATACGACCGGGTTGTAGTGTCTGGTTTCGACGTTATACAGGGTCATGCCGTCTGGTACGACTCGGTGTTCGGTTTGGACTTCCCAACTTACAATCTCAACATCTTGGGCAACGGCGAAGGAAAACGGACCGACTACAAGCATCAGGGCAAATGTCGATAGGGTGCGGTTCATGGTTTCACCTCTGGGTTATCAATGCCCATAGAACAGGTAACATGAGGGACTGGAAATCAGGAACAGGCATTGTAATTGTCAGGAAACGTTATGGATTAGAGAGGGTGTTCAGGGCCTTTCCCCATTGTTCCATGCAATAGCCTACCTCCTGTTCGAGTTCCGCGATTCTGGCCTCATATCGCTCGATTTCCTTGTCGTGGATTATCATTGTCCAGATCAGGCCGATGGCCGCAAGGAGCATGCTCATGACCGCCAGCGCACCTTTGGATTCCTTCGTGTCAGTTGACTGGGCGCGGGAATTCATAATCAATGGAACTTATATACGAAAGTGCCGAGGGATCGAGGTGGGACTACGTGGGATGAAGCGGAACTACGCGGGACAGGAAACGCTTGAAAGTGCCTGTTTTACGGATTCACTTCCAATTCCCAAGCAACGAATGTGGCGAGGTAGCTCATTGTTCCTGTGGTGCGTCATGGAACAAGCGCCTATAGTGTTTTTTCCCATCAATTTTGTAGTTCTCCAATCCGGCGCGTACACACTTTTCGTTCCACGCCTTGGCAAATGCCACCTCCCGGCGGTACTCCACGGCAGTCAGGCCCGCAACGGATTCTGCATCGAAACCATATGCATATGACACCAGCTTGTCGGCAGCGGCAAGCAACAGGGATATGTTTTCCCACGCTTGCCCAAAGCCCTCTTTTCTGATGCGCAGCGCGGCATCTTTTACCTCCTCCATCAAGGCTACATCCAAGTCCACATCCAATCCTTCAATCTCCCGCGCCAACTGATACAGATTACCAGCAGCTATTTTTGCGGTGCGGTATTGTACGTCGGCCTGTTGTACCCCCATTTGCGACATACTGCCCGCACCTTCATAGCCTCCGAACAATGCGCCGACAACGTTGTCGGCAGCATTTTTAACCGCATCGGATTTTGCAATGGCCAGAAATGAAGCCTCTACTGAAGAGGCTATGCGTCGGAGTATAAAGGCAAGCATCCATTTGCGATTGTGAGCCGTATCCCACATTTCAGCAAACCGCCCTTCGCGCTCTTTTACTCCCTCGTATTCTTCATATGAGACGGCAGATTCGGCGGCGAACTTTGCCGACTGGGCAAGAACCGCTTCCTGTTTTTGCCGCTCCCTTGCCTCTTGCTCCTGCTTTTCTGCTTCTTGCTCCCGTTTTCTTTGTGCTGCGACTTCCCTTCTGGTCAATCTGTTC
Above is a window of Bacteroidetes bacterium SB0662_bin_6 DNA encoding:
- a CDS encoding T9SS type A sorting domain-containing protein — its product is MNRTLSTFALMLVVGPFSFAVAQDVEIVSWEVQTEHRVVPDGMTLYNVETRHYNPVVFPPGTVGFTGFMQGILCGLTDNRDHSGLGFCPWRAPMGVLDNQPDFSKYFRYGGRRFYLRELYQTEGDSDDPGHLILNIPLAFGDGDETGQAVRQYLWAVGTLHIGDRSFPLRNATTTNGVGGAPYEPPPHCNNERDPGALHVCWRNQEELFAQGETVTVRITAPAYGSVTDPLPPLDFRTIYGLDWMQPNSIMLLWHRPKSEPLCAGCSTTIVYRIIRDGETTGWINIPYTSVMTNEWNNYTTFTLTNMNPNIKYSFCIRDWKRSIQRGSAEVCNGEQFYPVNVEDAELPTETTLSQNYPNPFNPSTTVTYTLDRSGPVELSVYNLAGRVVSTLVDGIRPAGNHEVRFNANNLPTGMYLYRLRTDTATLTRTMTLVR
- a CDS encoding DNA-binding transcriptional regulator, giving the protein MSKQYKTAAMAAIHETALGMREANVIAKETMKTFDEMCLTPVKELTPEDIRAIREKERASQAVFACYLNVSTGLVSQWERGKKHPQGASLKLLTLVAEKGLQAIA
- a CDS encoding T9SS type A sorting domain-containing protein — translated: MVRLGQNYPNPFNPSTEILYELFSPGHVRLEVFDMTGRSVGVLSDGVRPAGQHTERFDASGLPTGMYVYRLTTGVETLTRIMTLVR
- a CDS encoding nucleotidyltransferase domain-containing protein, coding for MFALHPEERIWLEEYRKALLEQQPDAIKQMLLYGSKARGDAHDDSDIDILLIVKNEAADLKRVLRRIGYRLSATSYAVPSILAYTEEEWEQRKRVGSAFSEAVEREAVDVLSVHVDEARL
- a CDS encoding GIY-YIG nuclease family protein, with the protein product MPHRPGMSSESSRIDILQGNILASFWMIENFDKRRKEYKKLGWIYAARNPSFVDPVFKVGVSSRPPLARMQELSASTSVYRGFDLAYFVHVTPRDIAEKWAHEALKEFRINPRKEFFQAPLPVVVKALGRVAEIFPVPLGKTPRAGYLEQPLQPRPVSCPHCGMENRVPGVLVQIRISCGACKSEIMI
- a CDS encoding type II toxin-antitoxin system RelE/ParE family toxin; the protein is MRIFRNKSFSRFARQKRIDDAALCEAVRRAEAGLIDADLGGNVIKQRIPRQNQGASKGFRSIVLFKKGEKAFFVYGFAKSGQDNIRQDELKAFRELAKELFALEDSELLKIMANKTITEVICDE